A window of the Halobacterium hubeiense genome harbors these coding sequences:
- a CDS encoding DUF255 domain-containing protein, whose product MDESADATRVEWREWGEEAFAEAADRDVPLLVSLVASWSDWCRQMDERTYAEPRIAANVNDDFVPVRVDADRHPRVRERYNMGGFPSTVFVTPAGDHIAGATFLEPEGFRQVLQRVRETYDEKGEDAGSEPRALRGGEPPVGPVNADIERLLAGQLGEQFDGEHGGWGTDEKFPLPATVEFALKRERDQALRTLDAVRRNLADDVDGGFFRFAHGRDWSDPQREKVLAENASLLRAFASAYLHTGSEDYREPAEHTIDYATGTLWTGEAFGGSQAAGEYFEQSADERASHAEPPVDETAYADVNALTADALLSFAAYTDDDTATRYAERTLDYLREALVDGATVRHFDEPDAPTGLLADRARVVQAFATAAQVLGGDYLDTAVTVADATIDDLQDATGAFLDGPLEGAGLLDQPLRPIDDTAVMADALVDLHYLTRDARYHEAASDAVGAFAGAAERMGPQVAAYGTAASRVVSDPLVVEVADEAGSDLHRAALRMADHEKVVVPNADGEAGTAWLVEADGTSDAVDSPEALADLVASTQ is encoded by the coding sequence ATGGACGAGTCCGCCGACGCGACGCGCGTGGAGTGGCGCGAGTGGGGCGAGGAGGCCTTCGCGGAGGCCGCCGACCGCGACGTGCCGCTGCTGGTGTCGCTGGTAGCGTCGTGGAGCGACTGGTGCCGGCAGATGGACGAGCGCACGTACGCGGAGCCGCGCATCGCCGCGAACGTCAACGACGACTTCGTGCCGGTGCGCGTGGACGCCGACCGCCACCCGCGCGTGCGGGAGCGGTACAACATGGGCGGGTTCCCCTCGACGGTGTTCGTGACGCCCGCGGGCGACCACATTGCGGGCGCGACGTTCCTCGAACCGGAGGGGTTCCGGCAGGTGCTCCAGCGCGTCCGCGAGACGTACGACGAAAAGGGCGAGGACGCGGGGAGCGAGCCGCGCGCACTCCGCGGCGGCGAGCCGCCAGTCGGCCCCGTGAACGCCGACATCGAGCGCCTGCTCGCGGGCCAGCTCGGCGAGCAGTTCGACGGCGAGCACGGCGGCTGGGGGACCGACGAGAAGTTCCCGCTCCCCGCCACAGTCGAGTTCGCGCTGAAGCGCGAGCGCGACCAGGCGCTGCGCACGCTCGATGCGGTCCGACGCAACCTCGCGGACGACGTGGACGGCGGGTTCTTCCGGTTCGCGCACGGCCGCGACTGGTCGGACCCCCAGCGCGAGAAGGTGCTCGCGGAGAACGCCAGCCTCCTGCGGGCGTTCGCGTCGGCGTACCTGCACACGGGCAGCGAGGACTACCGCGAGCCCGCCGAGCACACCATCGACTACGCGACGGGCACGCTGTGGACGGGCGAGGCGTTCGGCGGGAGTCAGGCCGCCGGCGAGTACTTCGAGCAGTCCGCCGACGAGCGCGCGAGCCACGCCGAACCTCCCGTGGACGAGACGGCGTACGCGGACGTGAACGCGCTCACCGCGGACGCCCTCCTGTCGTTCGCGGCGTACACCGACGACGACACCGCGACCCGGTACGCCGAGCGCACGCTCGACTACCTCCGGGAGGCGCTCGTGGACGGCGCGACCGTCCGGCACTTCGACGAGCCGGACGCCCCCACGGGCTTGCTCGCGGACCGCGCGCGCGTCGTGCAGGCGTTCGCGACGGCCGCGCAGGTGTTGGGCGGCGACTACCTCGACACCGCCGTCACCGTCGCCGACGCCACCATCGACGACCTGCAGGACGCGACGGGCGCGTTCCTCGACGGCCCGCTGGAGGGCGCCGGCCTGCTCGACCAGCCGCTCCGCCCAATCGACGACACTGCCGTGATGGCGGACGCGCTCGTGGACCTCCACTACCTCACGCGGGACGCCCGCTACCACGAGGCCGCGTCGGACGCCGTCGGCGCGTTCGCGGGCGCCGCCGAGCGCATGGGGCCGCAGGTCGCGGCGTACGGCACCGCGGCCTCCCGCGTCGTCAGTGACCCGCTCGTAGTCGAAGTCGCCGACGAGGCCGGTAGCGACCTCCACCGCGCCGCGCTCCGCATGGCCGACCACGAGAAGGTCGTCGTCCCGAACGCCGACGGCGAGGCTGGGACCGCGTGGCTCGTCGAAGCCGACGGCACCAGCGACGCCGTCGACTCCCCGGAAGCGCTGGCGGACCTCGTCGCGAGCACTCAATAG
- the crcB gene encoding fluoride efflux transporter CrcB, which yields MDLSLPSPMLVGLGGALGAVLRFAVGELVQTEDYPASTLVVNVVGSFALAALTFAGASDDAMLLLGTGACGAFTTFSSFSVDVVGLVEDKRFGAAAFHALGNLIGAGVAIGLAWLLVG from the coding sequence ATGGACCTCTCGTTACCATCCCCGATGCTCGTCGGCCTCGGCGGCGCGCTCGGCGCCGTCCTCCGGTTCGCCGTCGGCGAACTCGTCCAGACCGAGGACTACCCCGCCAGCACGCTCGTCGTGAACGTCGTCGGGTCGTTCGCGCTCGCCGCGCTCACGTTCGCCGGCGCGAGCGACGACGCGATGCTGCTGCTCGGCACGGGCGCCTGCGGCGCGTTCACGACGTTCTCCTCGTTCAGCGTGGACGTCGTCGGCCTCGTCGAGGACAAGCGATTCGGCGCGGCCGCGTTCCACGCGCTCGGGAATCTAATCGGCGCTGGTGTGGCGATTGGTTTAGCTTGGCTTCTGGTGGGCTAG
- a CDS encoding methyl-accepting chemotaxis protein — protein sequence MSSDQPTPADEADATSVAVTEDRSLANAHGALDVVHAASTTVDDQLAAIDDRTSEQVADAEWVVDEVGSLSATIQEIAATATEVSEQSERAAAETADGRDAAQDAIDTMEDVRTVSENVVAEVDALRDRIDRIADALAGIDRIADQTNMLALNASIEAARTDGDNDGFAVVADEIKELAAESQEQADDIEDALDAVRAATEETVAQLDEAADEIERGADQTADAMASLDAVAETVEETAAGIASVSTATDDQAQTTEAVAERCETLAERATAIDDDVAAIRDARSEQTAMLGEVEGVLTAADADRRSRLADAPTLDTGVPGLDDLLGGGLVVGGQAVLRYDAATDAVDGLLAQLVATAAASGTAVSLTPPPTLDRGTLADAFAAADDSLVDALGDDRLFVLDPFGGWPDGRNVFDLRESSLAAANETTAARRDAPLLVVGNIAGEVEILGEADARAARYENDDGVFGSRDTVLNVVGDSVPETLAAFYAGAADQVVAVSQDADALAVERRRTPTSDDSASRAATLQPSPPFVSLRSE from the coding sequence ATGAGTTCTGACCAGCCCACGCCGGCTGACGAAGCCGACGCCACGTCCGTCGCGGTGACCGAGGACCGGTCGCTCGCTAACGCTCACGGCGCCCTCGATGTCGTCCACGCCGCGTCGACGACCGTCGACGACCAGCTCGCCGCTATCGACGACCGGACCAGCGAGCAGGTCGCGGACGCCGAGTGGGTCGTCGACGAGGTCGGGTCGCTGTCCGCGACCATCCAGGAGATCGCGGCGACCGCGACGGAGGTCAGTGAGCAGAGCGAGCGCGCGGCCGCCGAGACAGCCGACGGCCGCGACGCCGCCCAGGACGCCATCGACACCATGGAAGACGTCCGCACGGTGAGCGAGAACGTTGTCGCGGAGGTCGACGCGCTCCGCGACCGGATCGACCGCATCGCGGACGCGCTCGCCGGCATCGACCGCATCGCCGACCAGACGAACATGCTCGCGCTGAACGCGTCCATCGAGGCCGCGCGAACGGACGGCGACAACGACGGGTTCGCGGTGGTCGCGGACGAAATCAAGGAGCTGGCGGCCGAGTCACAGGAGCAGGCCGACGACATCGAGGACGCCCTCGACGCCGTCCGGGCGGCCACCGAGGAGACCGTCGCCCAACTCGACGAGGCGGCCGACGAAATCGAGCGCGGCGCCGACCAGACCGCCGACGCCATGGCGAGTCTCGACGCGGTGGCGGAGACCGTCGAGGAGACCGCGGCCGGTATCGCGTCGGTGTCGACGGCGACCGACGACCAAGCTCAGACCACAGAAGCCGTTGCAGAGCGCTGCGAGACGCTCGCAGAGCGCGCGACCGCCATCGACGACGACGTCGCCGCCATCCGCGACGCGCGCTCCGAGCAGACCGCGATGCTCGGGGAAGTCGAGGGCGTGCTCACCGCCGCCGACGCCGACCGCCGTAGCCGCCTAGCCGACGCGCCCACGCTGGACACGGGCGTCCCCGGCTTGGACGACCTCCTCGGCGGTGGCCTCGTCGTCGGCGGGCAGGCGGTGCTCCGATACGACGCGGCCACCGATGCGGTCGACGGCCTGCTCGCCCAACTCGTCGCGACGGCCGCGGCCTCGGGGACGGCGGTGTCGCTGACGCCGCCGCCGACGCTCGACCGCGGAACGCTCGCGGACGCGTTCGCGGCCGCCGACGACTCCCTGGTGGACGCGCTCGGCGACGACCGACTGTTCGTTCTCGACCCGTTCGGCGGCTGGCCCGACGGCCGGAACGTCTTCGACCTCCGGGAGTCGTCGCTGGCCGCCGCCAACGAGACGACGGCCGCGCGCCGCGACGCGCCGCTGCTCGTCGTCGGGAACATCGCGGGAGAAGTGGAGATACTCGGTGAGGCGGACGCGCGGGCCGCCCGCTACGAGAACGACGACGGCGTCTTCGGCAGCCGCGACACCGTCCTCAACGTCGTCGGCGACTCCGTCCCGGAGACGCTCGCGGCGTTCTACGCGGGCGCCGCCGACCAAGTGGTCGCGGTCTCCCAGGACGCCGACGCCCTCGCGGTCGAGCGCCGCCGGACACCGACGAGCGATGACAGCGCCAGCCGCGCGGCCACGCTCCAGCCGAGTCCGCCGTTCGTCAGCCTCCGCAGCGAATGA
- a CDS encoding anthranilate phosphoribosyltransferase, with translation MSDSHGEWPLQRLMTEVVGSGPKSAEDMTREQATEAFERILDLTPDQTTLGAFWLANRWKRNNGEELGAYVDVMRRESVVAAEPDADPVDCGANYDGKGDSAILGVAAGVVAAAAGTPVVVHSGDRVPTQKQDAYKHVLDELGVRTDLEPEESAEMVDEHGFGFYYQPNFNPVVDALWDRRDNMGVRTFVNTVETLANPANADTHLGSFYHLAFAKKVVETARESEDVGFDRVLMFQGMEGYDDVRPGSTTVAEWSEGEELEDFTIETDEYGMDIESADLEVEDVAADSAEITADVLAGDRRDQFADAVKLNAALRMYAGEDVDSLDEGIEAAEEVITNGRAESLLADLCSF, from the coding sequence ATGAGCGATTCGCACGGCGAGTGGCCGCTGCAGCGCCTGATGACGGAAGTCGTCGGCTCCGGGCCGAAGTCCGCCGAGGACATGACCCGCGAGCAAGCGACGGAGGCCTTCGAGCGCATCCTCGACCTGACGCCCGACCAGACGACGCTGGGCGCGTTCTGGCTGGCGAACCGCTGGAAGCGCAACAACGGCGAGGAACTCGGCGCGTACGTGGACGTGATGCGCCGCGAGAGCGTCGTCGCCGCCGAGCCCGACGCCGACCCCGTGGACTGCGGCGCGAACTACGACGGGAAAGGCGACTCCGCAATCTTGGGCGTCGCCGCGGGCGTCGTCGCCGCGGCCGCCGGCACGCCGGTCGTCGTCCACTCCGGCGACCGCGTCCCCACGCAGAAACAGGACGCCTACAAGCACGTCCTCGACGAACTCGGCGTGCGCACCGACCTCGAACCCGAGGAGTCCGCCGAGATGGTCGACGAGCACGGCTTCGGCTTCTACTACCAGCCGAACTTCAACCCCGTCGTGGACGCGCTGTGGGACCGCCGCGACAACATGGGCGTGCGGACGTTCGTGAACACCGTCGAGACGCTCGCGAACCCCGCGAACGCCGACACCCACCTCGGCTCGTTCTACCATCTCGCGTTCGCGAAGAAGGTCGTCGAGACCGCCCGCGAGAGCGAGGACGTCGGCTTCGACCGCGTGCTGATGTTCCAGGGGATGGAGGGCTACGACGACGTCCGCCCCGGCTCCACGACGGTCGCGGAGTGGTCCGAGGGCGAGGAGCTGGAGGACTTCACCATCGAGACCGACGAGTACGGCATGGACATCGAGAGCGCGGACCTCGAAGTCGAGGACGTCGCCGCTGACTCCGCGGAAATCACGGCGGACGTGCTGGCGGGCGACCGCCGCGACCAGTTCGCGGACGCCGTGAAGCTCAACGCCGCGCTCCGCATGTACGCCGGCGAGGACGTCGACTCCCTCGACGAGGGCATCGAGGCGGCCGAGGAAGTAATCACCAACGGCCGCGCGGAGAGCCTGCTCGCGGACCTCTGCTCGTTCTGA
- a CDS encoding thiamine pyrophosphate-dependent dehydrogenase E1 component subunit alpha — translation MHRAIGERDLADTAVDEATARDLLRDMVLAREFDERALSLQRRGWMPGYPPFRGQEGSQVGAAHAMADGDWLFPTYRSNAMQLARGVPASDILLFRRGYAEFHSDHDVNNFPQAVPIASQLPHAVGAGMAMNYTGDADAVVAYFGDGATSEGDFHEAMNFAGVFDAPVVFLCENNNWAISLPREKQTASDSIAVKAEAYGFEGVQVDGNDPVAVYETVGDALDDARAGEPVLVESLTYRQGAHTTSDDPERYRPDDEDLPEWRTADPLERFESYLREQGAIDDAFVESCWDDAEAELDAAIDAAESVGEPDVDELFDYAYAERTPRVDDQKQWLESYLETHDPQEQEF, via the coding sequence ATGCACCGCGCTATCGGGGAGCGGGACCTCGCCGACACGGCCGTCGACGAGGCGACCGCACGCGACCTCCTTCGAGACATGGTCCTCGCGCGGGAGTTCGACGAGCGCGCGCTCTCGCTGCAGCGCCGCGGCTGGATGCCGGGCTACCCGCCGTTCCGCGGGCAGGAGGGCTCGCAGGTCGGCGCCGCGCACGCGATGGCCGACGGCGACTGGCTGTTCCCAACGTACCGCTCGAACGCGATGCAGTTGGCCCGCGGCGTCCCCGCCAGCGACATCCTCCTGTTCCGGCGGGGGTACGCGGAGTTCCACTCCGACCACGACGTGAACAACTTCCCGCAGGCGGTCCCCATCGCCAGCCAGCTCCCGCACGCCGTCGGCGCCGGGATGGCGATGAACTACACCGGGGACGCGGACGCGGTGGTCGCGTACTTCGGGGACGGCGCGACCAGCGAGGGCGACTTCCACGAGGCGATGAACTTCGCGGGCGTCTTCGACGCGCCCGTCGTCTTCCTCTGCGAGAACAACAACTGGGCCATCTCCCTGCCCCGCGAGAAACAGACCGCGAGCGACTCCATCGCGGTGAAAGCGGAGGCATACGGCTTCGAGGGCGTGCAGGTAGACGGCAACGACCCCGTCGCCGTCTACGAGACCGTCGGCGACGCGCTCGACGACGCCCGAGCGGGCGAACCCGTGCTCGTCGAGAGCCTCACGTACCGGCAGGGCGCACACACCACCAGCGACGACCCCGAGCGCTACCGGCCCGACGACGAGGACCTCCCCGAGTGGCGGACCGCGGACCCGCTGGAGCGCTTCGAGTCGTACCTCCGCGAGCAGGGCGCGATAGACGACGCGTTCGTGGAGTCCTGCTGGGACGACGCCGAGGCCGAACTGGACGCCGCCATCGACGCCGCCGAATCAGTCGGCGAGCCGGACGTCGACGAGCTGTTCGACTACGCGTACGCCGAGCGCACGCCCCGCGTCGACGACCAGAAGCAGTGGCTGGAGTCGTACCTCGAAACCCACGACCCGCAGGAACAGGAGTTCTGA
- a CDS encoding peptidylprolyl isomerase, which translates to MTKKATLHTSEGDIEVELYDERAPTTVENFVKLAKDDPAAGADPAPDTKTWEDPESGEIRGDSLYRDVAFHRVIEGFMIQGGDPTESGRGGPGYEFEDEFHDDLRHDGPGVLSMANSGPDTNGSQFFITLDAQPHLDDRHAVFGKVTDGMDVVEAIGSVETDRNDQPERDVVLESVEIHD; encoded by the coding sequence ATGACCAAGAAGGCGACCCTCCACACGAGCGAGGGCGACATCGAGGTCGAGCTGTACGACGAGCGAGCGCCGACGACGGTCGAGAACTTCGTCAAGCTCGCGAAGGACGACCCCGCCGCGGGCGCCGACCCCGCGCCCGACACGAAGACGTGGGAGGACCCCGAGAGCGGCGAGATTCGCGGCGACTCGCTGTACCGCGACGTCGCGTTCCACCGCGTCATCGAGGGCTTCATGATTCAGGGCGGCGACCCCACCGAGAGCGGCCGCGGCGGCCCCGGCTACGAGTTCGAGGACGAGTTCCACGACGACCTCCGCCACGACGGCCCCGGCGTGCTGTCGATGGCGAACTCCGGCCCGGACACGAACGGCAGCCAGTTCTTCATCACCCTGGACGCCCAGCCCCACCTCGACGACCGCCACGCGGTCTTCGGGAAGGTCACGGACGGCATGGACGTCGTCGAAGCCATCGGCAGCGTCGAGACCGACCGCAACGACCAGCCCGAGCGCGACGTCGTCCTCGAATCCGTCGAGATTCACGACTGA
- a CDS encoding sensor histidine kinase, with product MDEHMEQSSADAASRYAHLIEHIQDAVVEFELVGGDPVVRRVNEAFVDSFGYERAAIVDEPLNDWIVPEWLREEAQALDERTFSGEINYQRVRRETTGGLREFLYRGIPYAGDGATTDGFAVYTDLTDITRTERRLEVMNRVLQHNLRNKANIVLAYTTELLAEFDEQRAHRTEAAARIEGAARDLETLTGEAADINTVLKSTADGRTTDCVPLIRDVVDEHRRNWPAASVETDLPASLVVRANRRLRFAVDALVENALEHNPSDEPSVHVRAAPADSDGWVTIRVDDDGPTIPDDERDVVTGDGDITATRHGSGLGLWLVKWTTELFGGELTFATSDLGGNSVRLRLPSA from the coding sequence GTGGACGAACACATGGAGCAGTCCAGCGCGGACGCCGCGAGCCGGTACGCCCACCTCATCGAACACATCCAGGACGCCGTGGTCGAGTTCGAGCTCGTCGGCGGCGACCCGGTCGTCCGCCGCGTCAACGAGGCGTTCGTCGACAGCTTCGGCTACGAGCGAGCCGCCATCGTCGACGAACCGCTCAACGACTGGATCGTCCCCGAGTGGCTCCGCGAGGAAGCGCAAGCGCTCGACGAACGCACGTTCTCCGGGGAAATAAACTACCAGCGCGTCCGCCGAGAGACGACCGGCGGACTGCGGGAGTTCCTCTACCGCGGCATCCCGTACGCCGGGGACGGCGCGACCACCGACGGGTTCGCCGTCTACACCGACCTGACGGACATCACGCGAACCGAACGCCGGCTGGAAGTGATGAACCGAGTGCTCCAGCACAACCTGCGGAACAAGGCCAACATCGTCCTCGCGTACACGACCGAGCTGCTCGCGGAGTTCGACGAACAGCGCGCACACCGAACCGAAGCCGCCGCCCGCATCGAGGGGGCCGCCCGCGACCTCGAAACGCTGACCGGAGAAGCCGCAGACATCAATACCGTCCTAAAGTCCACCGCAGACGGCCGGACGACCGACTGCGTGCCCCTGATCCGAGACGTCGTCGACGAACACCGCCGCAACTGGCCGGCAGCGAGCGTCGAGACTGACCTCCCCGCGTCGCTGGTCGTGCGCGCCAACCGTCGGCTCCGGTTCGCCGTCGACGCGCTCGTGGAGAACGCCCTCGAACACAACCCCAGCGACGAACCCAGTGTCCACGTGCGCGCTGCACCCGCCGACTCGGACGGGTGGGTGACCATCCGAGTCGACGACGACGGCCCGACGATTCCCGACGACGAACGCGACGTCGTCACCGGCGACGGCGACATCACCGCCACCCGCCACGGTAGCGGCCTCGGGCTCTGGCTCGTCAAGTGGACGACCGAGCTGTTCGGCGGCGAACTCACGTTCGCGACCAGCGACCTCGGCGGCAACAGCGTCCGCCTTCGCCTCCCCAGCGCGTGA
- a CDS encoding FxsA family protein, whose product MPRVRWLFLALLVVPLADALFLVFVAGQVGWQVTVALVVLTALLGTLFVRAEGRHTLRRIQRALAQRKTPTDELVDGGLLIAAGAFLLTPGLLTDALGFLLVFPLTRHPFRYAVKEWVIKPKLDSKTGGFATGNVYTFGFPGGDDGDAGPFAGAGGNGGGGGPFGPGAAGGSGDDDTIDLDEDAYDVEFEDGDDADTR is encoded by the coding sequence ATGCCCCGAGTCCGGTGGCTGTTCCTCGCGCTGCTCGTCGTCCCGCTGGCGGACGCCCTCTTCCTGGTGTTCGTCGCGGGGCAGGTCGGCTGGCAGGTGACGGTCGCGCTCGTCGTCCTGACCGCCCTGCTCGGCACGCTGTTCGTGCGCGCGGAAGGCCGCCACACCCTCCGACGCATCCAGCGCGCGCTCGCGCAAAGGAAGACGCCGACCGACGAACTCGTCGACGGCGGCCTGCTCATCGCCGCCGGCGCGTTCCTCCTCACGCCCGGCCTCCTGACGGACGCGCTGGGCTTCCTGCTGGTGTTCCCGCTGACGCGCCACCCGTTCCGGTACGCCGTCAAGGAGTGGGTCATCAAGCCCAAGCTCGACTCGAAGACCGGCGGGTTCGCCACCGGGAACGTCTACACGTTCGGCTTCCCCGGCGGCGACGACGGCGACGCCGGGCCGTTCGCCGGCGCGGGCGGCAACGGCGGCGGCGGTGGGCCGTTCGGCCCGGGCGCAGCGGGCGGCAGCGGCGACGACGACACCATCGACCTCGACGAGGACGCCTACGACGTGGAATTCGAGGACGGCGACGACGCCGACACCCGGTAA
- the tmk gene encoding dTMP kinase yields the protein MLVTLEGIDGSGKTTVWEALREARGDGFTFTREPTDSWYGDAVRRSIGEDGADPLAELFLYTADHADHLSRVIEPALDAGDVVISDRYSDSRYAYQGVALDGVVDRPMEYVRGVHQPWTRPPDVTLFFDVDPETGAARAGATNKFEQVEFLSRVRENYEQLAEYEPERFVRIDATQSPEEVLADAENVLDRLLAE from the coding sequence ATGCTCGTCACGCTGGAGGGCATCGACGGCAGCGGCAAGACCACTGTCTGGGAGGCGCTGCGCGAGGCCCGCGGCGACGGCTTCACGTTCACGCGCGAGCCCACCGACTCGTGGTACGGCGACGCCGTCCGGCGGTCCATCGGCGAGGACGGCGCCGACCCGCTGGCCGAACTGTTCCTCTACACCGCCGACCACGCCGACCACCTCTCGCGGGTCATCGAGCCCGCGCTGGACGCCGGCGACGTCGTCATCTCGGACCGGTACTCGGACTCCCGGTACGCGTACCAGGGCGTCGCCCTCGACGGCGTCGTCGACCGCCCGATGGAGTACGTCCGCGGCGTCCACCAGCCGTGGACGCGCCCGCCGGACGTCACGCTGTTCTTCGACGTGGACCCCGAGACCGGCGCCGCCCGCGCCGGCGCGACGAACAAGTTCGAGCAGGTGGAGTTCCTCTCCCGGGTCCGCGAGAACTACGAGCAGCTGGCCGAGTACGAGCCCGAGCGGTTCGTCCGCATCGACGCCACGCAGTCCCCGGAGGAAGTGCTGGCGGACGCCGAGAACGTCCTCGACCGCTTGCTCGCCGAGTAG
- a CDS encoding DUF5813 family protein, which produces MTDIEQELADHGQFARDDGAFVPTTNDWDATVSADDETVEITVVVPTLDAATNDEVAEVVEDGWYDTFERRVVDADSVTLANDVEVQSVSRAGGDITVEITFSPRTGKAADDALALVNYVEGTWFQGVIPGYDYVEKVEQMRQQAAQNAQSTEGTPL; this is translated from the coding sequence ATGACTGACATCGAGCAGGAGCTGGCCGACCACGGGCAGTTCGCCCGCGACGACGGCGCGTTCGTCCCGACGACGAACGACTGGGACGCCACCGTCTCGGCCGACGACGAGACCGTCGAAATCACGGTCGTCGTGCCGACGCTGGACGCCGCGACCAACGACGAGGTGGCCGAGGTCGTCGAAGACGGCTGGTACGACACGTTCGAGCGCCGCGTCGTCGACGCAGACAGCGTCACGCTCGCGAACGACGTCGAGGTCCAGTCCGTCTCCCGCGCGGGTGGCGACATCACTGTCGAAATCACGTTCTCCCCGCGCACCGGGAAGGCGGCCGACGACGCGCTCGCGCTCGTGAACTACGTCGAGGGGACGTGGTTCCAGGGCGTCATCCCCGGCTACGACTACGTCGAGAAGGTCGAACAGATGCGCCAGCAGGCCGCGCAGAACGCCCAGAGCACCGAGGGCACGCCGCTGTAA
- a CDS encoding CrcB family protein — MRHDSRATIAVVALVAVGGFAGANVRYAVALLAPGLPGTLAVNAVGSFALGALVYAAAERDALGERARRLLGTGFLSSLTTYSTFAVQTAGAPPALMVANVAANYALGFLGVAVGRALVVRYGGGA, encoded by the coding sequence ATGCGCCACGACTCCCGCGCCACGATTGCCGTCGTCGCGCTCGTCGCCGTCGGCGGGTTCGCGGGCGCGAACGTCCGGTACGCGGTCGCGCTGCTCGCGCCCGGTCTGCCCGGCACGCTCGCCGTCAACGCTGTCGGGAGCTTCGCGCTCGGCGCGCTCGTCTACGCCGCCGCCGAGCGTGATGCCCTCGGGGAGCGCGCGCGGCGACTCCTCGGCACCGGTTTCCTCTCCTCGCTGACGACGTACAGTACGTTCGCCGTCCAGACCGCGGGCGCCCCGCCCGCGCTGATGGTTGCGAACGTCGCCGCGAACTACGCGCTCGGCTTTCTCGGCGTGGCCGTCGGCCGCGCACTCGTCGTCCGCTACGGAGGTGGCGCGTGA
- the ahbB gene encoding siroheme decarboxylase subunit beta: MAAADWRERVDDVDARLIDEYQSGFPIRERPFEAVADDLGVTEADALERVERLYDDGVFRRFGAVLNPPVIGSSTLAAVRAPADRYDEVAEVINGYRQVNHNYRRAHAYNQWFVVTAGSREKRDEILAEIEARTGCEVLNLPMLTDYYIDLEFPVVNGDRFARESLDSTDVSATRISESAAGDLSTLDADLLLAIQDGFPLSRTPYRDVADAIGAPVEDVLDATERLLADGCIKRVGCVVNHVVTGFDANCMVVWDVPDDELDERGVEVGQLPYVTLCYHRPRRPEQDWPYNLFTMIHGRESDAVDEKIDELAADYLPFDHERLYSEETLKQTGARYDDLVGE, encoded by the coding sequence ATGGCTGCCGCCGACTGGCGCGAACGCGTCGACGACGTGGACGCACGCCTCATCGACGAGTACCAGAGCGGGTTCCCGATTCGGGAGCGCCCGTTCGAAGCCGTCGCCGACGACCTCGGCGTCACGGAAGCCGACGCGCTCGAACGCGTCGAACGCCTCTACGACGACGGCGTCTTCCGGCGGTTCGGCGCCGTCCTCAACCCCCCGGTCATCGGGTCGTCGACGCTCGCCGCGGTGCGCGCGCCAGCCGACCGTTACGACGAGGTCGCGGAGGTCATCAACGGCTACCGGCAGGTCAACCACAACTACCGCCGCGCCCACGCGTACAACCAGTGGTTCGTCGTCACCGCCGGCAGCCGCGAGAAGCGCGACGAGATTCTCGCGGAAATCGAGGCCCGGACCGGCTGCGAGGTGCTGAACCTCCCGATGCTCACCGACTACTACATCGACTTGGAGTTCCCGGTCGTGAACGGCGACCGGTTCGCTCGGGAGAGCCTCGACAGCACGGACGTCTCCGCGACCCGCATCAGCGAGAGCGCGGCGGGCGACCTCTCGACGCTGGACGCCGACCTCCTGCTCGCGATTCAGGACGGCTTCCCGCTGTCGCGGACGCCGTACCGGGACGTCGCGGACGCCATCGGCGCGCCGGTCGAAGACGTCCTCGACGCCACCGAGCGCCTGCTCGCGGACGGCTGCATCAAGCGCGTCGGCTGCGTCGTCAACCACGTCGTCACCGGCTTCGACGCCAACTGCATGGTCGTCTGGGACGTCCCAGACGACGAACTCGACGAGCGCGGCGTCGAGGTCGGCCAGCTCCCCTACGTGACGCTCTGCTACCACCGCCCGCGCCGCCCCGAACAGGACTGGCCGTACAACCTCTTCACGATGATTCACGGCCGCGAGAGCGACGCCGTCGACGAGAAAATCGACGAACTCGCCGCCGACTACCTGCCGTTCGACCACGAGCGCCTCTACTCTGAAGAAACGCTGAAGCAGACGGGCGCGCGCTACGACGACCTCGTCGGCGAGTAG